In a genomic window of Schistocerca gregaria isolate iqSchGreg1 chromosome 5, iqSchGreg1.2, whole genome shotgun sequence:
- the LOC126272439 gene encoding BTB/POZ domain-containing protein 1-like isoform X1 encodes MNTNMKRNIQPENLADSPESGKRIRTSSKMEAGDGDEGTPIGRVISIFSLLCVIIYHKCFVKVQIPMLMSLLFNFYAKVENSKWQLSKVDVKERLEYLRTSASFSDCVLLVGSGDAVETIRTHKMVLCMSSVKFEEILLTRSAEDAITITDVEPRIFHLMLDYMYLDKPIIKSSEDACLLYKAAVTYQMPHLCEISAKVLSKSLNLDNIWSILKLVSDTQETSLKEECEKFIRKHPLAILRHDNFIKVDANIVLLMVDLDCFDVPEIDIYTAVDKWAEHQCEKVNIAADRNNKREVIGSDILRKLRFLALNKEQFVEKVAYTTENSTTCLLSIEESYAVLMNMTVPGCYPMPTGFTVDNKPRKLSKLRCIRKVQPISAQPPYASYNTPPYTSPTTFPHMAVVAMPTASPSGNLGGKNFSLEIRVDFPIMLFGIQVPTLLFPSQQGPLGPRDYDESFIVTVLDSSGSPISHTVYSGKVPYGSAFDISLKDPVLLQKNTGYKIQIYTSNTYFLCRKLSNIEHCPPVKFTFKDSTKVAPPNTNPMFVTSNMKQDSDFGFVTQIIYSLWG; translated from the exons ATGAATACAAACATGAAACGAAATATTCAACCTGAAAATTTAGCAGATAGCCCAGAATCTGGAAAAAGAATACGAACAAG TAGCAAAATGGAAGCTGGTGATGGAGATGAAGGAACACCAATAGGTAGAGTCATATCGATTTTTTCCTTATTGTGTGTAATAATTTATCACAAATGTTTTGTAAAGGTTCAAATACCCATGCTAATGTCATTGTTGTTTAACTTTTATGCAAAAGTGGAAAACTCAAAATGGCAGCTTTCAAAAGTTGATGTGAAAGAAAGGTTGGAATATTTGAGAACTTCAGCCAGTTTCAGTGACTGTGTGCTGCTTGTAGGAAGTGGTGATGCCGTAGAG ACAATACGGACACATAAAATGGTTCTTTGCATGTCAAGTGTGAAATTCGAGGAAATTTTATTGACTCGTTCAGCAGAAGATGCCATTACCATAACTGATGTGGAACCTCGTATATTTCATTTGATGCTTGA CTACATGTATTTGGATAAACCAATCATCAAATCATCAGAAGATGCTTGTTTGCTGTACAAAGCTGCAGTAACATATCAGATGCCTCATCTATGTGAAATAAGTGCCAAAGTTTTATCAAAAagtttaaatcttgataatatcTGGTCAATATTAAAGTTGGTATCAGACACCCAAGAAACATCActtaaggaagaatgtgaaaag TTCATCAGAAAACATCCATTAGCAATTCTTCGGCATGACAATTTTATAAAAGTTGATGCCAATATTGTGCTTTTGATGGTTGACCTGGACTGCTTTGATGTTCCAGAAATAGATATTTACACTGCAGTAGATAAGTGGGCTGAACATCAGTGTGAAAAAGTGAACATAgcagctgataggaacaacaaacGAGAAGTTATTGGGTCAGATATACTGAGGAAACTGCGTTTTTTGGCACTAAATAAAGAGCAGTTTGTGGAAAAAGTGGCATACACTACggagaattctactacttgtttatTATCTATTGAGGAAAGTTATGCTGTGCTGATGAATATGACAGTACCTGGATGTTATCCAATGCCTACAGGTTTCACAGTTGATAATAAACCAAGGAAGTTGTCAAAATTGCGCTGTATACGTAAAGTTCAGCCGATATCTGCCCAGCCACCTTATGCTTCATACAATACTCCCCCATATACGTCACCTACAACATTTCCCCATATGGCTGTTGTTGCCATGCCTACAGCTTCACCAAGTGGAAATCTTGGTGGAAAAAATTTTTCTTTGGAGATAAGAGTTGATTTTCCCATAATGCTGTTTGGAATCCAAGTTCCAACACTGTTGTTTCCATCTCAACAGGGACCTCTAGGACCCAGAGATTATGATGAATCTTTTATTGTTACTGTTCTAGACTCTTCGGGAAGCCCCATCAGCCATACTGTTTATTCTGGAAAAGTTCCTTATGGGTCTGCATTTGACATTAGCCTTAAAGATCCTGTTCTTCTGCAGAAAAATACAGGTTATAAAATTCAAATATACACAAGTAACACATACTTTTTGTGTAGGAAGCTTTCTAACATTGAGCACTGCCCACCAGTGAAATTCACTTTCAAAGATTCTACAAAAGTTGCTCCTCCAAATACAAATCCAATGTTTGTGACAAGCAACATGAAACAGGACTCTGATTTTGGTTTTGTCACTCAGATTATATATTCTTTATGGGGTTAG
- the LOC126272439 gene encoding BTB/POZ domain-containing protein 1-like isoform X2 encodes MNTNMKRNIQPENLADSPESGKRIRTSSKMEAGDGDEGTPIVENSKWQLSKVDVKERLEYLRTSASFSDCVLLVGSGDAVETIRTHKMVLCMSSVKFEEILLTRSAEDAITITDVEPRIFHLMLDYMYLDKPIIKSSEDACLLYKAAVTYQMPHLCEISAKVLSKSLNLDNIWSILKLVSDTQETSLKEECEKFIRKHPLAILRHDNFIKVDANIVLLMVDLDCFDVPEIDIYTAVDKWAEHQCEKVNIAADRNNKREVIGSDILRKLRFLALNKEQFVEKVAYTTENSTTCLLSIEESYAVLMNMTVPGCYPMPTGFTVDNKPRKLSKLRCIRKVQPISAQPPYASYNTPPYTSPTTFPHMAVVAMPTASPSGNLGGKNFSLEIRVDFPIMLFGIQVPTLLFPSQQGPLGPRDYDESFIVTVLDSSGSPISHTVYSGKVPYGSAFDISLKDPVLLQKNTGYKIQIYTSNTYFLCRKLSNIEHCPPVKFTFKDSTKVAPPNTNPMFVTSNMKQDSDFGFVTQIIYSLWG; translated from the exons ATGAATACAAACATGAAACGAAATATTCAACCTGAAAATTTAGCAGATAGCCCAGAATCTGGAAAAAGAATACGAACAAG TAGCAAAATGGAAGCTGGTGATGGAGATGAAGGAACACCAATAG TGGAAAACTCAAAATGGCAGCTTTCAAAAGTTGATGTGAAAGAAAGGTTGGAATATTTGAGAACTTCAGCCAGTTTCAGTGACTGTGTGCTGCTTGTAGGAAGTGGTGATGCCGTAGAG ACAATACGGACACATAAAATGGTTCTTTGCATGTCAAGTGTGAAATTCGAGGAAATTTTATTGACTCGTTCAGCAGAAGATGCCATTACCATAACTGATGTGGAACCTCGTATATTTCATTTGATGCTTGA CTACATGTATTTGGATAAACCAATCATCAAATCATCAGAAGATGCTTGTTTGCTGTACAAAGCTGCAGTAACATATCAGATGCCTCATCTATGTGAAATAAGTGCCAAAGTTTTATCAAAAagtttaaatcttgataatatcTGGTCAATATTAAAGTTGGTATCAGACACCCAAGAAACATCActtaaggaagaatgtgaaaag TTCATCAGAAAACATCCATTAGCAATTCTTCGGCATGACAATTTTATAAAAGTTGATGCCAATATTGTGCTTTTGATGGTTGACCTGGACTGCTTTGATGTTCCAGAAATAGATATTTACACTGCAGTAGATAAGTGGGCTGAACATCAGTGTGAAAAAGTGAACATAgcagctgataggaacaacaaacGAGAAGTTATTGGGTCAGATATACTGAGGAAACTGCGTTTTTTGGCACTAAATAAAGAGCAGTTTGTGGAAAAAGTGGCATACACTACggagaattctactacttgtttatTATCTATTGAGGAAAGTTATGCTGTGCTGATGAATATGACAGTACCTGGATGTTATCCAATGCCTACAGGTTTCACAGTTGATAATAAACCAAGGAAGTTGTCAAAATTGCGCTGTATACGTAAAGTTCAGCCGATATCTGCCCAGCCACCTTATGCTTCATACAATACTCCCCCATATACGTCACCTACAACATTTCCCCATATGGCTGTTGTTGCCATGCCTACAGCTTCACCAAGTGGAAATCTTGGTGGAAAAAATTTTTCTTTGGAGATAAGAGTTGATTTTCCCATAATGCTGTTTGGAATCCAAGTTCCAACACTGTTGTTTCCATCTCAACAGGGACCTCTAGGACCCAGAGATTATGATGAATCTTTTATTGTTACTGTTCTAGACTCTTCGGGAAGCCCCATCAGCCATACTGTTTATTCTGGAAAAGTTCCTTATGGGTCTGCATTTGACATTAGCCTTAAAGATCCTGTTCTTCTGCAGAAAAATACAGGTTATAAAATTCAAATATACACAAGTAACACATACTTTTTGTGTAGGAAGCTTTCTAACATTGAGCACTGCCCACCAGTGAAATTCACTTTCAAAGATTCTACAAAAGTTGCTCCTCCAAATACAAATCCAATGTTTGTGACAAGCAACATGAAACAGGACTCTGATTTTGGTTTTGTCACTCAGATTATATATTCTTTATGGGGTTAG